A single region of the Chitinophaga niabensis genome encodes:
- a CDS encoding chloride channel protein: protein MDKLNRWLIHLGRFRARYTSHRNFLIFLSFVVGVVAALAAVLLKITVQFFEHRVDVMNNWMNSNWLSAMLPLLGTGISLLLLTRFFRHKLSRGVGFIIHNIITNKGRIEKRHTYGHILTSAITVAFGGSVGLEAPIVATGAAIGSNTAHDLRLSAKDTVLLLACGTASGIAAVFNSPVAGIIFVLEIFLLDFSIPFFIPLLISTATATVVSQLIYPGKFIFIASESWSMKAIPFYIFLGIFCGLVSVYISRSVDFIEGYFEKRRMNWKSWLIAGIPLCVLIFFLPGLYGEGYSTITNLLQGEYTTLTAHSLLQSYSQHAWAIVLMTVLLLIFKVVCSCLTISAGGNGGIFAPSMITGGLTGFLFAYLVNLSGIYQLNTPNFIITAMAGVLAGVMHAPLTAIFLLAEISGGYKLFIPLMIVTAISYFITRKYVKHSVYHKALVERKIITDHSEDADHF, encoded by the coding sequence ATGGATAAGCTCAACAGATGGCTGATACACCTCGGCAGGTTCAGAGCAAGATACACTTCTCACCGCAACTTCCTGATCTTCCTGAGTTTTGTAGTGGGCGTGGTAGCTGCGCTGGCAGCAGTTCTCCTGAAGATCACGGTTCAATTCTTCGAACACCGGGTGGATGTAATGAACAACTGGATGAACAGCAACTGGCTCTCTGCCATGCTGCCATTGCTGGGAACAGGTATCTCCCTGTTATTGCTCACCCGTTTTTTCCGGCATAAGCTCAGCAGAGGTGTTGGTTTCATCATCCATAATATCATCACCAATAAAGGCCGTATCGAAAAAAGACATACCTACGGCCACATCCTCACCAGTGCTATCACTGTTGCTTTTGGCGGAAGTGTTGGATTGGAAGCTCCCATTGTAGCAACCGGTGCAGCCATTGGTTCCAACACAGCACACGATCTCCGCCTTTCTGCCAAAGATACGGTGCTGTTGCTGGCATGCGGCACTGCCAGTGGTATCGCAGCTGTATTTAACAGCCCCGTTGCCGGGATCATTTTTGTGCTGGAAATATTCCTGCTGGATTTTAGTATTCCTTTCTTCATTCCATTACTTATTTCCACGGCCACTGCTACAGTTGTTTCACAGCTCATCTATCCCGGCAAGTTCATTTTCATTGCCAGCGAAAGCTGGAGTATGAAAGCCATTCCCTTCTATATCTTCCTCGGCATCTTTTGCGGATTGGTTTCTGTATATATCTCCCGCTCAGTAGATTTCATTGAAGGATATTTCGAAAAGAGAAGGATGAACTGGAAGAGCTGGCTCATCGCGGGGATTCCTTTATGTGTGCTCATATTCTTTTTACCAGGTTTATATGGCGAGGGGTATTCCACCATCACTAACCTGTTACAGGGAGAATACACTACCCTCACCGCTCATTCGCTGCTGCAATCTTACAGTCAGCATGCCTGGGCAATTGTACTGATGACGGTATTGTTACTGATCTTCAAAGTGGTCTGTTCCTGCCTGACGATCAGTGCCGGCGGCAATGGGGGCATCTTTGCCCCTTCTATGATCACCGGCGGTTTAACCGGTTTTCTGTTTGCCTACCTTGTGAACCTTTCCGGCATCTATCAGCTCAATACGCCCAACTTCATCATCACAGCCATGGCAGGAGTACTGGCTGGTGTAATGCATGCGCCGCTAACAGCTATCTTTCTGCTGGCAGAAATTTCAGGGGGCTATAAGTTATTCATACCACTGATGATCGTTACCGCTATCTCTTACTTCATCACCCGTAAATATGTGAAACACTCTGTATACCATAAAGCATTGGTAGAACGAAAGATCATTACAGACCACAGCGAAGATGCAGATCACTTTTAA
- a CDS encoding AraC family transcriptional regulator, translating into MKPVLRQMTATPDNSFVVRKDSGESMLNNWHYHAEIEFLYIRKSTGTWLVGDHIGHFQNGDVVMLGPNLPHCFRHEAGAMESGETICVKFLPAMMGPHFLELPEAKSIQHIIAKSNTGLKLEGKTKELAAAMIEEMLEDSPGKKLVHLLWLLQEVADSKETVPLSSKGFIQSPGNPDEERVKLIFEYTLKNYHQKISLDKVATLLHMTRPSFCRFFKNKTKKTYVQFLMEVRIGYACKLLVEDEKNVAEIGYECGYNNISHFNHQFKTITGKKPLEYKKDYLQKNS; encoded by the coding sequence ATGAAACCAGTATTGCGTCAGATGACGGCCACGCCGGACAACTCTTTCGTTGTTCGTAAAGACTCGGGGGAGAGCATGTTGAACAATTGGCATTATCATGCCGAAATTGAATTCCTTTATATCCGCAAAAGTACGGGTACCTGGCTGGTAGGAGACCATATCGGGCATTTTCAGAATGGAGATGTAGTGATGCTGGGGCCCAATCTGCCACATTGTTTCCGGCATGAAGCCGGAGCCATGGAATCAGGTGAAACCATCTGCGTGAAATTCCTCCCTGCTATGATGGGTCCTCACTTCCTCGAATTACCGGAGGCAAAGTCCATTCAGCACATTATCGCCAAATCCAACACAGGGCTGAAGCTGGAAGGCAAAACAAAAGAACTCGCCGCCGCTATGATCGAAGAGATGCTGGAAGATTCTCCCGGCAAAAAGCTTGTACACCTGTTATGGTTGTTGCAGGAAGTGGCAGATAGCAAAGAAACCGTTCCCTTATCTTCCAAAGGTTTCATTCAATCTCCCGGAAACCCTGATGAGGAAAGGGTCAAACTCATCTTTGAATACACACTCAAAAATTATCATCAGAAGATCTCTTTGGATAAAGTGGCTACGTTGCTGCATATGACGCGCCCTTCCTTCTGCCGGTTCTTCAAGAACAAAACGAAGAAAACGTATGTGCAGTTCCTCATGGAAGTGCGTATCGGCTATGCCTGCAAGTTGTTGGTGGAGGATGAGAAAAATGTTGCTGAAATAGGCTATGAGTGCGGCTATAATAATATCTCTCATTTCAATCACCAGTTCAAGACCATCACCGGCAAAAAACCACTGGAATACAAAAAGGACTATCTTCAGAAAAATAGCTAA
- a CDS encoding zinc-binding alcohol dehydrogenase family protein: MRALICSAPGFLEYQETEAPEMKKDHVIIRIRRTGICGTDFHAFKGNQPYFSYPRILGHELAGELTEDIAGFAKGEMVTFIPYFHCGQCNACLRGKTNCCVQMKVCGVHVDGGMVEYLSVPIASLIKSNGLSADELALVEPLAIGAHGIRRADVQPGESVLVMGAGPIGLGLVAFAKMRGATVTAFDLNKERLAFCAENLGVTVTSDPQGIAADVVIDATGNLAAINSGLQYLAHGGSYVLVGLQKEILSFSHPELHKREGTIMSSRNATREDFEQVTRAIKNKTINPVRFITHRVHFSELKTLMENFPSDSIKVMVDY, translated from the coding sequence ATGAGAGCATTGATCTGCAGCGCGCCAGGTTTCCTGGAATACCAGGAGACAGAAGCCCCGGAAATGAAGAAGGACCATGTTATTATCCGCATCCGCAGAACGGGTATTTGCGGAACAGATTTTCATGCTTTCAAAGGGAACCAGCCTTATTTCAGTTATCCACGGATCCTGGGCCATGAGCTGGCAGGAGAACTGACGGAGGATATAGCGGGTTTCGCAAAAGGGGAGATGGTCACCTTCATCCCTTATTTTCATTGCGGCCAATGTAATGCCTGCCTGCGTGGTAAAACAAACTGCTGTGTACAGATGAAAGTTTGCGGCGTACATGTGGATGGTGGTATGGTGGAATATCTTTCTGTTCCAATTGCATCCCTTATAAAAAGCAATGGCCTGAGTGCAGATGAACTGGCACTGGTGGAACCACTGGCCATAGGAGCGCATGGAATAAGGCGCGCTGATGTTCAACCCGGGGAGTCCGTATTAGTGATGGGCGCAGGGCCTATAGGTTTAGGATTAGTGGCTTTCGCAAAAATGAGGGGCGCAACCGTAACAGCTTTTGATCTGAATAAAGAACGCCTGGCCTTTTGCGCAGAGAATTTAGGCGTAACCGTTACCAGCGATCCGCAGGGAATAGCAGCGGATGTGGTGATAGATGCTACCGGAAACCTGGCAGCCATCAATAGCGGATTGCAGTACCTGGCACATGGCGGAAGTTATGTACTGGTAGGCTTGCAGAAAGAAATACTCTCTTTTTCCCATCCTGAACTGCATAAACGGGAGGGCACCATTATGAGCAGCAGGAATGCTACCCGTGAAGATTTTGAACAGGTCACCCGGGCAATAAAGAACAAAACAATAAACCCGGTGCGCTTTATTACACACCGGGTTCATTTTTCTGAACTGAAAACTTTGATGGAAAATTTTCCTTCAGACAGTATTAAAGTAATGGTAGACTATTGA
- a CDS encoding DUF4198 domain-containing protein translates to MNVRLFSMITLFTLACSQVFGHALWIETSPTGKKGQPQEVRVFWGEYADKDISPVDKWWSDTKSYTLTLITPDKKEIKLTSTPGSDHYKAVFTPESDGVYTVLLQHSVKDVYNGSRLDYHSSAAVVVGKSNTGGDATANKNPISIYSIAKGTYKVNESITLQALLDKLPAGDKEVEVFAPNGWGKKLWTDSTGSAKFTPIWPGRYFVEVAATDEKSGDHNGKPYQKVWRCATYCIEVTK, encoded by the coding sequence ATGAATGTACGACTTTTCTCAATGATCACTTTGTTTACCCTGGCCTGCTCCCAGGTATTTGGCCATGCCCTTTGGATTGAAACAAGCCCTACCGGCAAAAAAGGACAGCCACAGGAAGTACGCGTTTTCTGGGGTGAGTATGCTGACAAAGATATTTCTCCTGTGGATAAATGGTGGTCAGACACCAAGTCCTATACGCTTACCCTGATCACTCCTGATAAGAAAGAGATCAAGCTGACCTCTACGCCGGGTTCTGATCACTATAAAGCAGTTTTTACGCCGGAAAGCGATGGGGTGTACACTGTGTTGTTACAACATTCCGTGAAGGATGTGTATAATGGCAGCAGGCTGGATTATCATTCCAGTGCAGCTGTAGTGGTAGGAAAGAGTAATACAGGCGGTGATGCTACTGCGAACAAAAACCCTATAAGCATTTATTCAATTGCAAAAGGCACCTATAAAGTGAATGAAAGCATTACCCTGCAAGCGCTGTTGGACAAATTACCTGCAGGTGATAAAGAAGTGGAAGTATTTGCACCAAATGGTTGGGGTAAGAAATTATGGACAGATAGTACCGGGTCTGCTAAGTTCACGCCGATCTGGCCTGGCCGTTATTTTGTAGAAGTAGCTGCAACAGATGAAAAATCCGGTGATCACAATGGCAAGCCGTATCAGAAAGTTTGGCGTTGTGCTACCTATTGCATTGAAGTAACGAAATAA
- a CDS encoding glycoside hydrolase family 88/105 protein, producing MKTATFSFWLAASSLLISTAGMAQKDGDLTNFPKGATPQEIGKRVADHFIASPHPNFGRPVPPKVITYPETCAWYGALTFAKVTGNKTMAKQLADRFEPLFGAQDTLIPVPDHVDYTVFGAVPLELYQQTKDARYLKLGKGIADKQWGPPEGKRVIPASHEFYKRGYTWQTRLWIDDMFMITTVQSQATRATGDRSYIDKAANEMILYLDSLQKPNGLFYHAPNAPFFWGRGNGWMAAGMSELLRSVPADNPNRPRIMAAYKNMMASLLKYQAEDGMWRQLIDDPTSWPETSCTGMFTFAMITGVKEGWLDKKTYGPAARKAWLKLITYLDANADISEVCEGTNMKNDHQYYLDRKRLVGDMHGQAPVLWCATALLRK from the coding sequence ATGAAAACAGCAACTTTCTCTTTCTGGCTGGCAGCGTCCAGCTTATTGATCAGTACAGCCGGCATGGCACAAAAGGATGGAGACCTCACCAACTTTCCTAAAGGTGCTACACCGCAGGAGATTGGCAAAAGAGTGGCAGACCATTTTATTGCCTCACCACACCCTAACTTTGGCAGACCGGTTCCTCCTAAGGTGATCACCTATCCTGAAACATGTGCCTGGTATGGTGCGCTTACTTTCGCAAAAGTGACGGGCAACAAAACCATGGCCAAACAACTGGCGGACCGCTTTGAACCTTTGTTCGGCGCGCAGGATACATTGATCCCTGTTCCGGACCATGTGGATTATACTGTTTTCGGTGCTGTTCCCCTGGAACTTTACCAGCAAACGAAAGATGCCCGTTATCTTAAACTGGGCAAAGGCATTGCAGATAAACAATGGGGGCCTCCGGAAGGTAAAAGGGTAATACCTGCTTCTCATGAATTCTATAAAAGAGGTTATACCTGGCAGACCCGCCTGTGGATTGATGATATGTTCATGATCACTACTGTACAGTCTCAGGCAACCCGTGCTACAGGGGATCGTTCTTATATTGATAAAGCGGCGAATGAAATGATCCTTTACCTGGATTCCCTGCAAAAACCGAATGGCCTTTTCTATCATGCTCCCAATGCTCCGTTCTTCTGGGGCCGTGGCAATGGATGGATGGCTGCCGGGATGAGTGAACTATTACGTTCTGTTCCGGCAGATAATCCCAACCGCCCACGTATCATGGCTGCCTACAAAAACATGATGGCTTCCCTGCTGAAGTACCAGGCGGAAGATGGCATGTGGCGGCAGTTGATTGATGATCCTACCTCCTGGCCGGAAACTTCCTGCACGGGTATGTTCACTTTTGCAATGATCACCGGGGTGAAAGAAGGATGGCTGGATAAGAAAACATATGGCCCCGCTGCCCGTAAAGCATGGCTGAAGCTGATCACTTACCTGGATGCGAATGCGGATATCAGTGAAGTGTGCGAAGGTACTAACATGAAGAATGATCATCAATACTACCTGGATAGAAAACGCCTGGTGGGTGATATGCATGGCCAGGCACCCGTTCTTTGGTGTGCAACGGCATTGTTGCGGAAATAG
- a CDS encoding TetR/AcrR family transcriptional regulator, with protein sequence MSGRNKEFDERSALADATEVFWMKGYESASTEDLLQAMGINKGSMYNTFGNKRELFRQVFDEFSKKSTARIKAIFDKHKNPVDAVKEIFRDVTRPADPVEHQKGCFFIKILSEMSGMDEEMAAIARQKLLEVEAIYLIYMKKGIKEGFLKGNIPPETLAKYLVNMWNGISISRRIYGKKDLEKMVELNLEIFKGA encoded by the coding sequence ATGTCAGGTAGAAATAAAGAATTTGATGAAAGATCAGCCCTTGCGGATGCAACGGAAGTGTTCTGGATGAAGGGCTATGAATCTGCATCCACGGAAGATCTCCTGCAGGCCATGGGCATCAATAAAGGCAGCATGTACAACACTTTCGGCAACAAACGGGAGCTGTTCCGCCAGGTGTTCGATGAGTTCTCCAAAAAAAGCACTGCCCGCATCAAAGCTATTTTCGACAAACATAAGAACCCTGTTGATGCAGTAAAGGAAATATTCCGGGATGTAACACGCCCTGCAGATCCTGTGGAACATCAGAAAGGATGTTTCTTTATAAAGATCTTAAGCGAGATGAGCGGCATGGATGAAGAAATGGCTGCAATAGCCCGTCAGAAGCTGCTTGAGGTAGAAGCCATCTATCTTATTTATATGAAGAAGGGTATAAAGGAAGGTTTCCTGAAAGGGAATATTCCGCCGGAAACCCTGGCCAAATACCTGGTGAATATGTGGAACGGCATCAGCATCTCCCGGAGGATCTACGGGAAGAAAGACCTGGAGAAAATGGTGGAACTGAACCTGGAAATTTTCAAGGGAGCATGA